A single region of the Microcoleus sp. FACHB-831 genome encodes:
- a CDS encoding PrsW family glutamic-type intramembrane protease, giving the protein MNNKQPHSGFLRQVSAGAIGQGQPYSLPTDREVAIGREPGCQIVLDSTSYGGVSRRHVAIRPLSGPAGGSPVWEICDLNSANGTYVNGRRVQGCQILVNGDRITLGKDAAEFIFESPPQPAQTNQVASNAPAFVAVPPTPSADSVSFTQLFPIFSTGRDLTTKAYLVPGIITVAFVVLLFAAVGEPLVFNMLLAAYLAWGAFYFVYQLCGKHKPWWVLVASALTTALVLLSPFLTVFIVVFRGILPGSLPEGRNEVDFPTLLVRMFFGAGLMEELIKALPVLMAYLFGRLFRSPIRERIGVAEPLDGILLGAASAVGFTLLETLGQYVPEIIDNVRLQGGEGVGQLVGLQLLIPRVLGSVAGHMAYSGYFGYFIGLSVLKPRKSWQILMIGYLTAASLHALWNATGVISGLLLSVVGVMSYAFLTAAILKARALSPTRSQNFATRFLGPP; this is encoded by the coding sequence ATGAACAATAAACAGCCTCACAGTGGATTTCTCCGGCAGGTGTCGGCAGGTGCAATTGGGCAAGGACAACCCTACTCGCTACCGACCGACCGAGAGGTAGCAATCGGGCGCGAGCCTGGGTGTCAAATTGTCTTAGATTCCACTTCGTATGGGGGTGTTTCCCGGCGTCATGTTGCGATCCGCCCGTTATCGGGGCCTGCGGGGGGATCGCCCGTTTGGGAGATTTGCGATTTGAATAGTGCTAATGGCACATATGTCAATGGGCGACGAGTGCAGGGATGCCAAATTTTGGTTAATGGCGATCGCATTACGCTGGGTAAAGATGCCGCTGAATTTATTTTTGAGTCCCCCCCGCAACCTGCCCAGACAAATCAGGTAGCGAGCAACGCTCCGGCGTTTGTTGCTGTCCCCCCCACGCCAAGCGCAGATTCTGTCAGCTTTACCCAGTTGTTTCCCATTTTTTCCACAGGCCGGGATTTAACTACAAAAGCTTACCTCGTACCAGGCATCATCACGGTTGCCTTTGTGGTGTTATTGTTCGCCGCTGTCGGGGAGCCGCTAGTATTCAATATGCTGCTGGCAGCTTATCTGGCTTGGGGAGCGTTTTACTTTGTTTACCAACTTTGCGGCAAGCATAAGCCTTGGTGGGTGTTAGTGGCTTCAGCTCTAACCACCGCTTTGGTTTTGCTCAGCCCATTTTTGACAGTATTTATCGTTGTCTTTCGGGGCATATTGCCTGGAAGCCTGCCCGAAGGTCGGAATGAGGTAGACTTTCCTACTTTGCTCGTCCGGATGTTTTTTGGCGCTGGCTTAATGGAAGAGCTGATCAAGGCTTTGCCCGTCTTGATGGCTTATTTATTCGGTCGCTTATTTCGCTCCCCCATCAGGGAACGCATCGGTGTCGCTGAACCCCTGGATGGTATTTTGCTGGGAGCTGCATCTGCCGTTGGCTTTACCCTTTTGGAAACTTTGGGGCAGTATGTGCCTGAGATTATCGACAATGTGAGGCTACAGGGCGGCGAAGGAGTTGGCCAGCTGGTGGGATTGCAGTTGCTGATTCCCCGCGTTTTAGGCTCTGTAGCAGGGCATATGGCTTACAGTGGCTATTTTGGCTACTTCATTGGACTGAGCGTGCTGAAGCCCCGCAAGAGCTGGCAAATTTTGATGATTGGCTACCTTACTGCTGCCAGCCTCCATGCTCTTTGGAACGCAACGGGCGTTATCAGCGGCTTGCTGTTGTCCGTCGTAGGGGTAATGTCGTATGCGTTTTTAACAGCGGCAATTCTTAAGGCGAGGGCACTATCGCCGACGCGATCGCAAAACTTCGCCACCCGCTTTCTCGGTCCCCCTTAA
- a CDS encoding CHAT domain-containing protein, protein MSRSENPCLSLAIAHLTKAGADNFAIWVVKAPYPGGYVIHDCLWPQALTQTWFAWQQMFKGQGPLHVPLADHANLPPLKLPPETGMGFVGQTTYGGRLMQDLGISLWQWLFDGPIENALASSQGIAMGQKNPLRLRLEIRDPDLITLPWEIMQPQPGKQAISLSQQILFSRTTSYVDPLPPQRLASGLNILLVLGQDAGDPERSSGSLQLEQEASTLASILERSGQADASSHYSSSTVLGQVDALVQPTRAELIKRLETGDYNILFYAGHGVPGPDGGLLFLRPDATINGTELAQVLVSRRVTLCVVNACWGAQPDQHNQRSLERSSLAEVLIHHGVPAVLAMRDSIADQEAISFIQAFAQALAARQPIDQAVALARQQLLMVYKFNKPAWTLPVLYMHPQFDGGLIASEDGITQMPIGVPLSGERHTPTASLRSLGTTEKIWQIKGARMRVGRSQENDVVLEEPGVSRKHAEIFRRDSNADHPAKPTYILRDDSSFGTLISGPNGWQKVHHEEVALQSGVQLKFGNPQGQTLEFTIER, encoded by the coding sequence ATGTCTCGGTCTGAGAATCCTTGCCTCAGTTTAGCGATCGCCCATCTCACAAAAGCTGGGGCAGACAACTTTGCCATTTGGGTTGTGAAGGCTCCTTATCCTGGTGGATATGTTATCCATGACTGCCTTTGGCCGCAGGCCTTGACGCAGACTTGGTTCGCTTGGCAGCAGATGTTTAAGGGTCAAGGCCCCCTCCACGTCCCCCTAGCAGATCACGCCAACTTACCCCCCCTCAAATTGCCTCCAGAGACGGGTATGGGTTTTGTCGGTCAGACGACATATGGCGGAAGGCTAATGCAAGATTTGGGAATTTCCCTGTGGCAGTGGCTGTTTGACGGCCCGATTGAAAATGCCCTTGCCTCTAGCCAGGGAATTGCCATGGGTCAGAAAAACCCCTTGCGCTTGCGCTTAGAAATTCGCGACCCCGATTTAATCACTTTGCCTTGGGAAATTATGCAACCCCAACCGGGGAAACAGGCAATTTCTCTAAGCCAGCAAATTCTTTTTAGTCGTACTACCAGTTATGTTGACCCGCTCCCACCCCAGCGCTTAGCAAGTGGGTTAAACATCTTGCTGGTACTAGGACAGGACGCTGGAGATCCGGAACGTTCAAGTGGCTCTTTACAGCTGGAGCAAGAGGCATCTACCTTAGCTTCAATCCTAGAACGCAGCGGCCAAGCAGATGCATCTAGCCACTACTCCAGCTCAACAGTTTTAGGCCAGGTGGATGCGCTCGTCCAACCAACACGAGCCGAACTAATCAAACGTCTAGAAACTGGCGACTACAACATCCTGTTTTATGCGGGACATGGAGTACCGGGGCCGGACGGTGGCCTGCTGTTTTTGCGACCTGACGCTACAATCAACGGGACTGAATTAGCCCAGGTTTTGGTTTCTCGCAGAGTAACTCTGTGTGTAGTAAATGCCTGCTGGGGCGCTCAACCCGACCAACACAACCAGCGATCGCTAGAGCGCAGCAGTTTGGCAGAAGTTCTGATTCACCATGGCGTCCCAGCTGTTTTGGCTATGCGGGACTCCATTGCCGACCAGGAAGCTATTAGCTTTATCCAGGCTTTTGCCCAAGCTCTGGCAGCACGGCAGCCTATTGACCAGGCAGTGGCCTTAGCAAGGCAACAGCTTTTAATGGTTTACAAATTTAACAAACCAGCCTGGACTTTGCCCGTTCTGTATATGCATCCCCAGTTTGACGGCGGACTGATTGCATCGGAGGATGGCATTACGCAAATGCCGATAGGAGTTCCCCTCAGTGGCGAACGACATACACCCACTGCGTCATTGCGATCGCTCGGAACGACTGAGAAGATCTGGCAGATTAAGGGTGCCCGCATGCGCGTGGGTCGCAGCCAGGAAAACGACGTGGTACTAGAAGAACCAGGTGTTTCTCGAAAACACGCTGAAATTTTCCGCCGCGATTCTAATGCAGACCATCCAGCCAAGCCTACATACATCCTGCGCGATGATTCTAGTTTTGGAACTCTAATTTCAGGCCCTAATGGTTGGCAAAAAGTCCACCATGAGGAAGTGGCGTTGCAATCTGGAGTGCAACTAAAGTTTGGGAATCCTCAAGGTCAGACGTTGGAGTTCACTATTGAACGATAA
- a CDS encoding PP2C family serine/threonine-protein phosphatase, whose protein sequence is MQTPDAATLNCPNSRCQAPNPQSHKFCQKCRTPLLKRYLWAVGDEGIQAYRPGDILAGRYLVERDKILLDTKPGLVPETPEEIPPDLAPYLKLSPYQLHVPQVYGIATTGDGRRNKEIWLLEQVPVYSGGSGVNALGQLMPEIANVWKNAPPLRQLHWLWQIACLWQPMSVYSVASSLLNGKLLRVEGSLVRLLELQEDTGGTATLQQLGTLWSQWATEAHPLVANFLEQLCASLTQGGVQTSEQLVAMLERGIADCGQISSGEAGTRNRHNFQIVTLSDKGPSRRRNEDACYPPSGTALTTNSDQPALAIVCDGIGGHEGGDVASSMAIETIRQRVESMPLSPTLDLATLTTQLENAACAANDQISQRNDTEKRHERQRMGTTLVMGLAIAPWITITHVGDSRVYRISRTGCHQVTQDDDLASREVRLGYALYRNAVQQPTSGSLVQALGMGSSATLHPTVQRFVLDEDCIFLLCSDGLSDNDRVEQYWETEILPILEGQISLAAAGQRLLQLGNTQNGHDNVTVGLVYCQVPPQAATGGSESTVMQMGAVPPPSADIPSATPSAMKTQQLPQVRASGPSWPMLLGTFLVLGMLGGTLVHFWPSIVATIGAQQNPAPSEPAILSSDPEIPKATPSSVSSVTTGAQIKILSSTAKNSKGENVSFLLRPEFEPPKSQEVLGIVPRNSVLQVIDTQQSALQEGWLKLRVCSTPTLGVTKEALQPPAPKKLPSPSKTQGLQPSGGSKPKPNSVQYIQAKQGQVGWIRASEVESVSQILDPGAAEQCGGTEATPGTNP, encoded by the coding sequence ATGCAAACTCCTGATGCGGCAACGCTTAACTGCCCTAATTCTCGTTGTCAGGCTCCCAACCCTCAGAGCCATAAATTTTGCCAGAAATGTCGCACGCCGCTGCTCAAACGCTACTTGTGGGCAGTGGGCGACGAAGGAATACAAGCTTATCGCCCTGGGGATATCCTTGCGGGTCGCTATTTAGTAGAAAGGGATAAGATTCTTCTGGATACCAAACCCGGTCTGGTACCGGAGACCCCCGAAGAAATACCACCTGATTTAGCACCCTATCTCAAGCTTTCTCCATATCAGCTCCACGTTCCCCAAGTGTACGGAATTGCCACAACTGGTGATGGAAGACGCAACAAAGAAATCTGGCTGCTAGAGCAAGTACCAGTATATTCAGGTGGTTCCGGGGTAAATGCCTTGGGACAACTGATGCCAGAAATAGCAAACGTCTGGAAAAATGCCCCGCCCTTGCGCCAGTTGCATTGGCTGTGGCAGATAGCGTGTCTGTGGCAACCGATGAGTGTTTACAGCGTGGCATCTTCGTTGCTCAACGGTAAACTGCTGCGGGTAGAAGGATCGCTAGTAAGGTTGTTGGAGTTGCAGGAGGATACTGGTGGGACTGCGACCTTACAACAACTAGGTACTCTTTGGTCGCAGTGGGCAACTGAGGCTCACCCTCTGGTAGCCAACTTTTTAGAACAACTTTGCGCTTCACTAACGCAAGGTGGGGTACAGACATCAGAGCAACTGGTAGCGATGTTGGAACGGGGAATCGCAGACTGCGGACAAATTTCATCAGGAGAAGCCGGCACGCGAAACCGTCATAACTTCCAGATTGTCACTCTTAGCGATAAGGGACCAAGCCGCCGTCGCAACGAAGATGCCTGCTACCCGCCCAGCGGAACAGCGCTTACCACCAACTCTGACCAACCAGCTCTAGCCATTGTCTGCGATGGCATTGGCGGTCATGAGGGGGGCGATGTGGCATCCAGCATGGCGATTGAAACTATACGGCAACGGGTAGAGAGTATGCCGCTTAGCCCGACGCTTGACTTAGCAACCCTGACGACCCAATTAGAAAATGCTGCTTGTGCTGCTAACGACCAGATCAGTCAGCGCAACGACACTGAAAAGCGGCACGAACGGCAACGCATGGGCACTACTTTAGTGATGGGTCTGGCGATCGCTCCTTGGATAACTATTACTCATGTTGGAGATAGCCGAGTCTACAGAATAAGTCGCACTGGCTGCCATCAAGTTACGCAGGATGACGATCTTGCTTCGCGGGAGGTGCGGCTTGGCTATGCCCTTTACCGCAATGCCGTGCAACAGCCAACATCTGGCTCTCTGGTTCAAGCTTTGGGGATGGGTTCGTCAGCAACCCTGCATCCAACCGTACAGCGCTTTGTTTTGGATGAGGATTGTATTTTCCTCCTCTGCTCTGATGGCTTGAGCGACAACGACCGGGTAGAGCAATACTGGGAAACAGAAATTTTGCCTATTCTAGAAGGCCAGATTAGTTTGGCAGCCGCAGGGCAGCGTCTGTTGCAGCTTGGCAACACGCAAAACGGACATGACAATGTTACGGTTGGTTTGGTCTACTGTCAGGTACCCCCTCAAGCGGCAACTGGGGGAAGTGAAAGCACGGTCATGCAGATGGGAGCAGTTCCACCTCCCTCTGCCGATATCCCTAGCGCTACTCCTTCGGCGATGAAAACGCAGCAGTTACCCCAGGTTCGTGCATCGGGGCCTTCCTGGCCAATGTTATTGGGGACATTTTTAGTACTGGGGATGCTGGGTGGGACGTTGGTTCACTTTTGGCCTTCTATAGTGGCTACGATCGGCGCACAGCAAAATCCCGCCCCTAGCGAACCAGCCATTTTATCATCTGATCCAGAAATCCCCAAGGCAACTCCCTCCTCTGTTTCCTCGGTGACGACTGGGGCGCAAATAAAAATCCTTAGTTCAACGGCAAAGAACTCAAAAGGGGAAAACGTGTCGTTTCTGCTGCGACCAGAGTTTGAGCCGCCTAAAAGCCAAGAGGTGCTTGGGATAGTTCCCCGCAATAGTGTTTTACAAGTGATCGACACTCAACAAAGTGCTTTGCAGGAGGGTTGGCTAAAGCTAAGAGTTTGCTCAACTCCAACGCTAGGTGTCACGAAAGAAGCACTACAACCACCAGCCCCCAAAAAATTGCCCTCACCTTCAAAAACCCAAGGTTTGCAACCATCTGGGGGTTCCAAGCCGAAGCCAAACTCCGTGCAATATATTCAGGCAAAACAGGGACAGGTGGGATGGATTCGAGCATCCGAGGTTGAATCGGTCAGCCAAATCCTAGACCCTGGTGCTGCCGAACAGTGCGGTGGAACTGAGGCTACGCCTGGGACAAATCCTTAG
- a CDS encoding DUF6737 family protein has protein sequence MHEQQPVSPWNYKPWWCQPWSILLTGTMLIGGSWALAKTAWVTVIVAIPVLIWMGYFVIIWPQLMKDSGLLDRRE, from the coding sequence ATGCATGAACAACAGCCTGTAAGCCCTTGGAATTATAAGCCTTGGTGGTGTCAGCCCTGGTCGATTTTGCTAACGGGTACTATGCTAATCGGTGGCAGTTGGGCGTTGGCAAAAACTGCCTGGGTAACGGTTATTGTAGCTATCCCAGTTCTGATATGGATGGGCTACTTTGTAATTATCTGGCCCCAGTTGATGAAAGACAGCGGATTGCTCGATCGTCGAGAGTAA
- a CDS encoding NAD(P)H-quinone oxidoreductase subunit M has translation MLLKSTTRHIRIYTAEVKNNELVPGDQVLTLDVDPDNELNWNEDALQKVYRKFDELVELSSGQDLTEYNLRRIGSDLEHFVRSLLQSGQITYNLNSRVLNYSMGLPQVASPAGE, from the coding sequence ATGCTGCTAAAGTCAACAACCCGCCACATCCGCATTTATACTGCCGAGGTGAAGAATAACGAACTGGTTCCTGGAGACCAGGTTTTAACCTTAGATGTCGATCCAGATAATGAATTAAATTGGAATGAAGATGCTCTGCAAAAGGTTTATCGCAAGTTCGATGAATTAGTGGAGCTATCGAGCGGCCAAGATTTGACCGAATACAATTTGCGCCGCATAGGGTCAGATTTGGAGCATTTTGTGCGATCGCTTTTGCAGAGCGGCCAAATCACTTATAACCTCAACAGCCGCGTTCTTAACTACAGTATGGGATTGCCTCAAGTAGCCTCGCCTGCTGGTGAGTAG
- a CDS encoding 3-isopropylmalate dehydratase: MGKVIRGEIFVLDDNIDTDQIIPAEYLTLVPSKPDEYEKLGSYALIGLPDRYGKFVASGEMKTRYPIIVAGENFGCGSSREHAPIALGASGVEAVIAQSYARIFFRNCTATGELYPWECDIRLCEEFATGQEVTIDFEENLLINHTLDKSYNLKPLGDVQPVIDAGGIFAYARQTGMISR; this comes from the coding sequence ATGGGCAAAGTGATTCGCGGTGAGATTTTTGTTCTGGATGACAACATCGATACCGATCAAATTATCCCAGCAGAATACCTTACCTTGGTGCCCTCCAAGCCTGACGAATACGAAAAGCTGGGCAGTTATGCCCTAATAGGGTTGCCAGATCGCTACGGTAAATTCGTAGCATCAGGAGAAATGAAAACTCGCTATCCCATTATTGTGGCAGGGGAAAACTTTGGCTGCGGTTCTTCACGGGAACACGCACCCATTGCTTTGGGTGCTTCCGGGGTTGAAGCTGTAATTGCCCAATCTTACGCTCGGATTTTCTTCCGCAACTGTACAGCCACGGGCGAACTTTACCCTTGGGAGTGCGATATTAGACTGTGCGAAGAGTTTGCAACTGGTCAGGAAGTTACCATTGATTTTGAGGAAAATTTGCTGATTAACCATACTTTAGATAAGAGTTACAACCTCAAGCCCTTGGGAGACGTGCAGCCAGTTATTGATGCAGGCGGTATTTTCGCTTATGCGCGACAGACGGGGATGATTTCCCGCTAA
- a CDS encoding GAF domain-containing protein — MDVAPLAARAIIEPVTSQMIGQVEPVLLPEHSASKMQYQTARNQLGRQITQIILSSPNLQTLLPTIARALGEMFEVDVCLIVDGVRDRATPQTAYWCSTDYPAGLPAHQMLLLGHPALRGIMANSSPVAIADIHASETLMPVGWRGEALPIRAVLGIQTQFQFQANGALLVGRIQPHDWTEEEKELLKAASEMVALAISQVQLQQQGRTAAQYQSAINQTAMAIRSGYDLNQILDMAIAGVAEALNVNRGLVLLLKYANPLFQSNSLKRIPKATVTVAGQWYASGEQAIPNISNSGAKQKATAKSQKSFLLSDCQVCGDAFIQAPEPVVINDRQNILSEELPISSDTQSVAIEIFDPEAMPAMLVVPLLGTMGGASAQGTVLGFLVLQNASPRSWQPEEIDFVKSISAIASTSIITNQTSRQMQNLVEERTDQVQRMREVQAKLYEKTRQQVDQLRHLNQLKDEFIDNLSDSLRHPLTKMKLAIDGLRRPELPIEKQAFYINILEQEYNKEKNLIDDLLTLQKLESHKPALQVQKIDLKQLIQGLADSFEEKWTDKGLTLEVDLPTRSLMIQTDLDSLSRTLEELLTNAGKYSGANTTVHLRASTQVNQQVNQIVISLTSTGRGISQEEQTYIFDPFRRGIGVTQDAVVPGTGLGLALVKLSVHHINGAIAVSSCPTDNTMSWETCFTITLPHFLDSTQP, encoded by the coding sequence ATGGATGTAGCCCCCCTTGCCGCACGGGCAATCATAGAGCCTGTCACCTCACAGATGATCGGCCAAGTTGAACCCGTTCTCCTGCCGGAACACTCGGCCAGCAAAATGCAGTATCAGACAGCTCGCAATCAGTTAGGGCGACAGATTACCCAAATCATCCTTAGCAGCCCCAATCTACAAACGCTCCTGCCGACTATTGCGCGTGCTTTGGGAGAAATGTTTGAAGTGGATGTCTGTTTGATTGTGGATGGAGTTAGGGATCGAGCCACGCCCCAGACGGCTTATTGGTGTAGTACGGACTATCCCGCGGGGCTGCCCGCTCATCAAATGCTATTGCTGGGACACCCAGCACTAAGAGGGATAATGGCTAATTCCTCCCCAGTGGCAATTGCTGATATTCACGCTTCAGAAACGTTAATGCCAGTGGGATGGCGTGGGGAAGCGCTGCCGATACGCGCCGTGTTAGGAATCCAGACCCAATTTCAATTTCAGGCGAATGGGGCGCTCCTAGTCGGGCGCATTCAGCCCCACGATTGGACGGAAGAAGAGAAAGAACTGCTAAAAGCAGCTTCAGAAATGGTGGCGCTAGCGATTTCTCAAGTGCAACTACAGCAACAGGGACGCACCGCCGCCCAATACCAAAGCGCGATCAACCAGACAGCTATGGCAATCCGTAGCGGCTATGATTTGAATCAGATTCTGGATATGGCGATCGCTGGGGTAGCTGAAGCGCTTAATGTCAATCGCGGCCTCGTACTCTTATTGAAATATGCTAACCCCCTGTTCCAGAGCAATTCTTTAAAGCGCATTCCCAAAGCTACGGTGACGGTTGCTGGTCAATGGTACGCCTCTGGGGAACAAGCTATACCAAACATCTCAAATTCCGGAGCGAAGCAAAAAGCCACTGCAAAAAGTCAAAAATCCTTTCTGCTGTCAGATTGTCAGGTTTGTGGAGACGCTTTCATTCAAGCACCGGAGCCAGTTGTTATTAACGATAGACAAAATATTTTAAGTGAAGAATTACCAATTTCATCCGATACTCAATCGGTTGCCATAGAAATTTTTGACCCAGAAGCCATGCCAGCTATGCTGGTAGTGCCCCTTTTAGGGACTATGGGGGGAGCCTCAGCTCAAGGCACTGTATTGGGATTTTTAGTGCTACAGAATGCGTCACCGCGCTCGTGGCAGCCAGAAGAAATAGATTTTGTGAAATCGATAAGCGCGATCGCCAGTACTTCGATTATCACTAATCAAACCTCAAGGCAGATGCAAAATCTCGTCGAAGAGCGCACTGACCAAGTGCAGCGGATGAGGGAGGTGCAGGCGAAGTTGTACGAAAAGACACGCCAACAGGTTGACCAGCTACGGCATCTCAATCAGCTTAAGGATGAATTCATAGACAACCTGAGTGACTCCCTGCGGCATCCGCTCACCAAGATGAAGTTGGCGATCGACGGTTTAAGGCGTCCCGAACTGCCTATAGAGAAACAGGCATTCTATATAAATATCTTGGAGCAGGAGTATAACAAGGAAAAGAATCTGATTGATGACTTACTTACTCTCCAGAAACTGGAGTCTCACAAACCCGCTCTCCAGGTGCAAAAGATAGACCTCAAACAGCTTATCCAGGGTTTGGCGGATTCTTTTGAAGAGAAATGGACAGACAAAGGATTAACTCTGGAGGTGGATTTACCCACGCGATCGCTGATGATTCAGACCGACCTGGACAGCCTCAGCCGCACCCTTGAAGAACTTTTGACCAACGCTGGCAAGTACTCCGGCGCCAATACCACTGTTCATCTGCGTGCTAGTACCCAGGTCAATCAACAGGTTAATCAGATTGTTATTAGCTTAACCAGCACCGGGCGCGGTATCTCACAGGAAGAACAGACATATATCTTCGATCCGTTCCGTCGCGGTATAGGTGTCACCCAAGATGCCGTCGTTCCTGGGACTGGGTTGGGCTTGGCTCTGGTAAAGTTATCAGTACACCATATAAATGGCGCGATCGCTGTTTCTAGCTGTCCGACTGACAACACCATGTCTTGGGAAACCTGCTTTACCATAACGCTGCCTCATTTTTTAGACAGCACCCAACCCTAA